In a genomic window of Coregonus clupeaformis isolate EN_2021a chromosome 27, ASM2061545v1, whole genome shotgun sequence:
- the LOC121541834 gene encoding serine/threonine-protein kinase MARK2 isoform X5 produces the protein MRPPSLSGSSWLLSPQPVSVSRCQSVSPGAELPMTLTSHSESKAGGRPNMPRCRNSVATTADEQPHIGNYRLLKTIGKGNFAKVKLARHVLTGKEVAVKIIDKTQLNSSSLQKLFREVRIMKLLNHPNIVKLFEVIETEKTLYLIMEYASGGEVFDYLVAHGRMKEKEARAKFRQIVSAVQYCHQKCIVHRDLKAENLLLDADMNIKIADFGFSNEFTMGNKLDTFCGSPPYAAPELFQGKKYDGPEVDVWSLGVILYTLVSGSLPFDGQNLKELRERVLRGKYRIPFYMSTDCENLLKKFLILNPTKRGSLEQQIMKDRWMNVGHEEEELKPFIEPQPDYKDPKRTGQHPDRAGGWKRDIMLQMGYSAEEIQDSLVNQKYNEVMATYLLLDYRNTEMDECISLSMKSRPGSDLTNSNAQSPSHKVQRSTSSNLKPRRATDAGSSASKRSQGDNKHTVEDYGRKGSGTGSATKVPPSPLATTDRKRSTPTPSINSILSTGTSRSRNSPVPERATLGVQNGKDSLTTPGSRASTASAAAVLSSSHPRHHKSLSTSAHPSPPDIHAHRPSTASQRVPVASPSAHNIGSSTATDRSNFPRNVTSRSTFSAGQQRVARDQHTSTYNGPPSSPSLSYGNSQARRAGGTGIFSKFTSKFVRRNLTFRFPRRPMLTTAEKLEKVTLSAAGDDNKDFLSSTSTVPSTPTPSLTSKDNKPRSLRFTWSMKTTSSMEPNEMMKEIRKVLDSNSCEYELRERYMLLCVSGNPACDDFVQWEMEVCKLPRLSLNGVRFKRISGTSIAFKNIASKVANELKL, from the exons ATGAGACCCCCCAGTCTCTCAGGCTCCTCCTGGCTGCTCTCTCCtcagcctgtctctgtctctcgctgtcagtcagtcagccctGGAGCTGAGCTTCCCATGACTTTGACG TCTCACTCTGAGTCCAAGGCAGGCGGGCGTCCCAATATGCCGCGATGCCGGAATTCTGTCGCCACGACGGCAGACGAGCAGCCACACATTGGCAACTACCGGCTGCTAAAGACCATTGGCAAGGGCAACTTTGCCAAGGTTAAACTGGCCCGGCATGTCCTTACAGGGAAAGAG GTGGCTGTGAAAATCATAGACAAAACGCAGCTCAACTCTTCCAGTCTCCAAAAG CTGTTTCGTGAAGTGAGGATCATGAAGTTACTGAATCATCCAAATATCG TTAAGTTATTTGAAGTGATTGAGACTGAGAAGACACTGTACTTGATCATGGAGTATGCCAGTGGAG GTGAGGTGTTTGATTACCTTGTTGCTCACGGgagaatgaaagagaaagagGCCAGAGCCAAATTTAGACAG ATAGTTTCAGCAGTACAGTACTGCCACCAGAAGTGCATTGTACACAGAGACCTAAAG gcaGAGAACCTACTCCTAGATGCTGACATGAACATCAAGATCGCAGACTTTGGTTTCAGTAATGAGTTCACCATGGGGAACAAGCTGGACACATTCTGTGGCTCCCCGCCCTATGCCGCTCCGGAGCTGTTCCAGGGGAAGAAGTATGACGGGCCCGAGGTGGACGTCTGGAGCCTGGGGGTCATCCTCTACACACTGGTCAGCGGCTCTCTGCCCTTCGACGGGCAGAACCTCAAG GAGCTGCGTGAACGGGTTTTGCGGGGGAAGTATAGGATTCCCTTCTACATGTCCACAGACTGCGAGAACCTGCTGAAGAAGTTCCTCATTCTCAACCCAACCAAGAGGGGCAGCCTGGAG CAGCAGATCATGAAGGACCGCTGGATGAATGTAGGTCATGAGGAGGAGGAGCTGAAGCCCTTCATCGAGCCCCAGCCAGACTATAAGGATCCCAAGAGGACAGGTCAGCACCCCGACCGAGCGGGGGGGTGGAAGAGAG ATATCATGTTGCAGATGGGCTACTCTGCAGAGGAGATTCAGGACTCGCTGGTCAACCAAAAATACAATGAAGTCATGGCCACATATCTATTACTGGATTACAGGAACACGGAG aTGGACGAATGTATCAGTCTGTCAATGAAATCCCGCCCAGGAAGTGACCTCACAAACAGCAATGCCCAGTCTCCTTCTCACAAGGTACAGCGCAGTACCTCATCCAATCTGAAGCCCCGGAGAGCAACAGATGCAG GTTCTTCTGCTTCCAAGCGTTCCCAGGGCGACAACAAGCACACAGTAGAGGATTATGGGAGGAAAGGTTCTGGCACTGGCAGCGCCACTAAAGTCCCTCCCAGTCCTTTAGCTACAACGGATCGTAAGAGGAGCACTCCAACCCCCTCCATA AACAGCATCCTGTCCACTGGTACGAGTCGCAGTCGAAACTCGCCAGTCCCTGAGAGGGCTACACTTGGGGTCCAGAACGGGAAGGACAG CCTGACCACCCCAGGGTCCCGTGCCTCCACAGCCTCGGCAgctgctgtcctctcctcctcccacccccgACATCACAAGTCCTTGTCCACCTCTGCCCACCCCAGCCCCCCAGACATCCATGCACACCGGCCCAG CACCGCCTCTCAGAGAGTACCAGTGGCGTCTCCTTCTGCCCACAACATCGGCAGTTCAACAGCGACGGACCGTTCCAACTTCCCCAGAAATGTGACCAGCCGCAGCACTTTCAGTGCCGGCCAGCAGAGGGTGGCACGGGACCAGCATACCTCCACTTATAATGGTCCCCCATCATCCCCTTCCCTCTCCTACGGGAACAGCCAGGCCCGAAGAGCCGGGGGCACTGGTATCTTCAGCAAGTTCACCTCTAAATTTGTGCGCAG AAATCTCACATTCAGATTCCCCAGAAG ACCCATGTTGACCACTGCTGAGAAGCTGGAGAAGGTCACCCTGAGCGCTGCAGGAGATGATAACAAGGACTTCCTTTCCTCCACCTCTACGGTGCCCAGCACCCCAACCCCGAGCCTGACCTCCAAGGACAACAAGCCCCGCTCGCTGCGCTTCACCTGGAGCATGAAGACCACCTCCTCCATGGAGCCCAACGAGATGATGAAGGAGATCCGGAAGGTTCTGGACTCGAACAGCTGCGAGTATGAGCTGCGGGAGCGCTACatgctgctgtgtgtgtctgggaaTCCCGCCTGTGACGACTTTGTCCAGTGGGAGATGGAGGTGTGCAAGCTGCCCCGCCTCTCCCTCAACGGCGTTCGCTTTAAGCGCATTTCTGGCACGTCCATCGCCTTCAAGAACATCGCCTCCAAGGTTGCCAATGAGCTCAAACTGTGA
- the LOC121541834 gene encoding serine/threonine-protein kinase MARK2 isoform X1: protein MRPPSLSGSSWLLSPQPVSVSRCQSVSPGAELPMTLTSHSESKAGGRPNMPRCRNSVATTADEQPHIGNYRLLKTIGKGNFAKVKLARHVLTGKEVAVKIIDKTQLNSSSLQKLFREVRIMKLLNHPNIVKLFEVIETEKTLYLIMEYASGGEVFDYLVAHGRMKEKEARAKFRQIVSAVQYCHQKCIVHRDLKAENLLLDADMNIKIADFGFSNEFTMGNKLDTFCGSPPYAAPELFQGKKYDGPEVDVWSLGVILYTLVSGSLPFDGQNLKELRERVLRGKYRIPFYMSTDCENLLKKFLILNPTKRGSLEQQIMKDRWMNVGHEEEELKPFIEPQPDYKDPKRTGQHPDRAGGWKRDIMLQMGYSAEEIQDSLVNQKYNEVMATYLLLDYRNTEMDECISLSMKSRPGSDLTNSNAQSPSHKVQRSTSSNLKPRRATDAGSSASKRSQGDNKHTVEDYGRKGSGTGSATKVPPSPLATTDRKRSTPTPSINSILSTGTSRSRNSPVPERATLGVQNGKDSLTTPGSRASTASAAAVLSSSHPRHHKSLSTSAHPSPPDIHAHRPSTASQRVPVASPSAHNIGSSTATDRSNFPRNVTSRSTFSAGQQRVARDQHTSTYNGPPSSPSLSYGNSQARRAGGTGIFSKFTSKFVRRNLTFRFPRSPYEGEGRDEASRPMLTTAEKLEKVTLSAAGDDNKDFLSSTSTVPSTPTPSLTSKDNKPRSLRFTWSMKTTSSMEPNEMMKEIRKVLDSNSCEYELRERYMLLCVSGNPACDDFVQWEMEVCKLPRLSLNGVRFKRISGTSIAFKNIASKVANELKL, encoded by the exons ATGAGACCCCCCAGTCTCTCAGGCTCCTCCTGGCTGCTCTCTCCtcagcctgtctctgtctctcgctgtcagtcagtcagccctGGAGCTGAGCTTCCCATGACTTTGACG TCTCACTCTGAGTCCAAGGCAGGCGGGCGTCCCAATATGCCGCGATGCCGGAATTCTGTCGCCACGACGGCAGACGAGCAGCCACACATTGGCAACTACCGGCTGCTAAAGACCATTGGCAAGGGCAACTTTGCCAAGGTTAAACTGGCCCGGCATGTCCTTACAGGGAAAGAG GTGGCTGTGAAAATCATAGACAAAACGCAGCTCAACTCTTCCAGTCTCCAAAAG CTGTTTCGTGAAGTGAGGATCATGAAGTTACTGAATCATCCAAATATCG TTAAGTTATTTGAAGTGATTGAGACTGAGAAGACACTGTACTTGATCATGGAGTATGCCAGTGGAG GTGAGGTGTTTGATTACCTTGTTGCTCACGGgagaatgaaagagaaagagGCCAGAGCCAAATTTAGACAG ATAGTTTCAGCAGTACAGTACTGCCACCAGAAGTGCATTGTACACAGAGACCTAAAG gcaGAGAACCTACTCCTAGATGCTGACATGAACATCAAGATCGCAGACTTTGGTTTCAGTAATGAGTTCACCATGGGGAACAAGCTGGACACATTCTGTGGCTCCCCGCCCTATGCCGCTCCGGAGCTGTTCCAGGGGAAGAAGTATGACGGGCCCGAGGTGGACGTCTGGAGCCTGGGGGTCATCCTCTACACACTGGTCAGCGGCTCTCTGCCCTTCGACGGGCAGAACCTCAAG GAGCTGCGTGAACGGGTTTTGCGGGGGAAGTATAGGATTCCCTTCTACATGTCCACAGACTGCGAGAACCTGCTGAAGAAGTTCCTCATTCTCAACCCAACCAAGAGGGGCAGCCTGGAG CAGCAGATCATGAAGGACCGCTGGATGAATGTAGGTCATGAGGAGGAGGAGCTGAAGCCCTTCATCGAGCCCCAGCCAGACTATAAGGATCCCAAGAGGACAGGTCAGCACCCCGACCGAGCGGGGGGGTGGAAGAGAG ATATCATGTTGCAGATGGGCTACTCTGCAGAGGAGATTCAGGACTCGCTGGTCAACCAAAAATACAATGAAGTCATGGCCACATATCTATTACTGGATTACAGGAACACGGAG aTGGACGAATGTATCAGTCTGTCAATGAAATCCCGCCCAGGAAGTGACCTCACAAACAGCAATGCCCAGTCTCCTTCTCACAAGGTACAGCGCAGTACCTCATCCAATCTGAAGCCCCGGAGAGCAACAGATGCAG GTTCTTCTGCTTCCAAGCGTTCCCAGGGCGACAACAAGCACACAGTAGAGGATTATGGGAGGAAAGGTTCTGGCACTGGCAGCGCCACTAAAGTCCCTCCCAGTCCTTTAGCTACAACGGATCGTAAGAGGAGCACTCCAACCCCCTCCATA AACAGCATCCTGTCCACTGGTACGAGTCGCAGTCGAAACTCGCCAGTCCCTGAGAGGGCTACACTTGGGGTCCAGAACGGGAAGGACAG CCTGACCACCCCAGGGTCCCGTGCCTCCACAGCCTCGGCAgctgctgtcctctcctcctcccacccccgACATCACAAGTCCTTGTCCACCTCTGCCCACCCCAGCCCCCCAGACATCCATGCACACCGGCCCAG CACCGCCTCTCAGAGAGTACCAGTGGCGTCTCCTTCTGCCCACAACATCGGCAGTTCAACAGCGACGGACCGTTCCAACTTCCCCAGAAATGTGACCAGCCGCAGCACTTTCAGTGCCGGCCAGCAGAGGGTGGCACGGGACCAGCATACCTCCACTTATAATGGTCCCCCATCATCCCCTTCCCTCTCCTACGGGAACAGCCAGGCCCGAAGAGCCGGGGGCACTGGTATCTTCAGCAAGTTCACCTCTAAATTTGTGCGCAG AAATCTCACATTCAGATTCCCCAGAAG CCCGTATGAGGGAGAGGGTCGAGATGAGGCCAGCAG ACCCATGTTGACCACTGCTGAGAAGCTGGAGAAGGTCACCCTGAGCGCTGCAGGAGATGATAACAAGGACTTCCTTTCCTCCACCTCTACGGTGCCCAGCACCCCAACCCCGAGCCTGACCTCCAAGGACAACAAGCCCCGCTCGCTGCGCTTCACCTGGAGCATGAAGACCACCTCCTCCATGGAGCCCAACGAGATGATGAAGGAGATCCGGAAGGTTCTGGACTCGAACAGCTGCGAGTATGAGCTGCGGGAGCGCTACatgctgctgtgtgtgtctgggaaTCCCGCCTGTGACGACTTTGTCCAGTGGGAGATGGAGGTGTGCAAGCTGCCCCGCCTCTCCCTCAACGGCGTTCGCTTTAAGCGCATTTCTGGCACGTCCATCGCCTTCAAGAACATCGCCTCCAAGGTTGCCAATGAGCTCAAACTGTGA